The proteins below are encoded in one region of Pongo pygmaeus isolate AG05252 chromosome 20, NHGRI_mPonPyg2-v2.0_pri, whole genome shotgun sequence:
- the ZNF823 gene encoding zinc finger protein 823 isoform X1 has translation MLGNHSIMQSLCSEYGFSVLSISTFLLCTCGMFQDSVAFEDVAVNFTQEEWALLGPSQKSLYRNVMQETIRNLDCIEMKCEDQNIGDQCQNPRRNLRSHTCEIKDDSQYGETFGQIPDSIVNKNTPRVNPCDSSECGEVILGHSSLNCNIRVDTGHKSCEHQEYGEKPYTHKQRGKAISHQHSFQTHERPPAGRKPFDCKECAKTFSSLGNLRRHMAAHHGDGPYKCKLCGKAFVWPSLFHLHERTHTGEKPYECKQCSKAFPFYSSYLRHERIHTGEKAYECKQCSKAFPDYSTYLRHERTHTGEKPYKCTQCGKAFSCYYYTRLHERTHTGEQPYACKQCGKTFYHHTSFRRHMIRHTGDGPHKCKICGKGFDCPSSVRNHETTHTGEKPYECKQCGKVLSHSSSFRSHMITHTGDGPQKCKICGKAFGCPSLFQRHERTHTGEKPYQCKQCGKAFSLAGSLRRHETTHTGVKPYKCKCGKAFSDLSSFQNHETTHTGEKPYECKECGKAFSCFKYLSQHKRTHTVEKPYECKTCRKAFSHFSNLKVHERIHSGEKPYECKECGKAFSWLTCLLRHERIHTGEKPYECLQCGKAFTRSRFLRGHEKTHTGEKLYECKECGKALSSLRSLHRHKRTHWKDTL, from the exons ATGCTTGGAAACCACAGCATCATGCAAAGTTTATGCAGTGAGTATGGATTCTCAGTGCTGTCCATCTCAACCTTCCTCCTCTGCACATGTGGGATGTTTCAGGACTCAGTGGCCTTTGAAGATGTGGCTGTGAACTTCACACAAGAGGAGTGGGCTTTGCTGGGTCCATCACAGAAGAGTCTCTACAGAAATGTCATGCAGGAAACCATTAGGAACCTGGACTGTATAG AAATGAAATGCGAGGACCAGAACATTGGAGATCAGTGCCAAAATCCCAGGAGAAATCTAAG AAGTCATACATGTGAAATTAAAGATGACAGTCAATATGGAGAAACTTTTGGCCAGATTCCAGATAGTATTGTGAACAAGAACACTCCTCGAGTAAATCCATGTGACAGCAGTGAGTGTGGAGAAGTCATCTTGGGTCATTCATCTCTTAATTGCAACATCAGAGTTGACACTGGACACAAATCATGTGAGCATCAGGAATATGGAGAGAAGCCATATACGCATAAACAACGTGGGAAAGCCATCAGTCATCAGCACTCCTTTCAGACACATGAAAGGCCCCCCGCCGGAAGGAAACCCTTCGATTGTAAAGAATGTGCAAAAACCTTTAGTTCTCTTGGAAACCTCCGAAGACACATGGCGGCACACCATGGAGATGGACCTTATAAATGTAAGTTGTGTGGGAAAGCCTTTGTTTGGCCCAGTTTATTTCATTTGCACgaaagaactcacactggagagaaaccatatgaatgtaaGCAGTGTTCTAAAGCCTTTCCTTTTTACAGTTCCTATCTAAGACATGAAAGAATCCACACGGGAGAGAAGGCGTATGAATGTAAGCAGTGTTCCAAAGCCTTCCCTGATTACAGTACCTATCTAAGACATGAAAGAACTCACACCGGAgaaaaaccctataaatgtacacaatgtgggaaagccttcagctGTTACTATTACACTCGACTACATGAAAGGACTCACACGGGAGAACAACCCTATGCGTGTAAGCAATGTGGGAAAACGTTTTATCATCACACAAGCTTTCGAAGACACATGATAAGGCACACTGGAGATGGACCACATAAATGTAAGATATGTGGGAAAGGCTTTGATTGTCCTAGTTCAGTTCGAAATCATGAAActactcacactggagagaaaccctatgaatgtaagcaGTGTGGGAAAGTGTTATCTCATAGCTCGAGCTTTCGAAGTCACATGATAACACACACAGGAGATGGACCCCAGAAATGCAAGatatgtgggaaagcctttggtTGTCCCAGTTTATTTCAAAGACATGAaaggactcacactggagagaaaccctatcaATGTAAACAATGTGGTAAAGCCTTCAGTCTTGCCGGTTCCCTTCGAAGACATGAAACAACTCACACTGGAGtgaaaccctataaatgtaaatgtgggaaagcctttagtGATCTCTCTTCCTTTCAAAATCATGAGacaactcacactggagagaagccatatgagtgtaaggaatgtgggaaagcattcagttGTTTCAAATACCTTTCTCAACATAAAAGGACCCACACAGTAGAAAAACCTTATGAGTGTAAAACATGTAGGAAAGCCTTCAGTCATTTCAGTAACTTAAAAGTCCATGAAAGGATTCACTCTGGAGAGAAGCcgtatgaatgtaaggaatgtgggaaagcatTCTCTTGGCTCACTTGCCTTCTACGACATGAAAGAATTCACACGGGAGAGAAGCCCTATGAATGTCTGCAATGTGGTAAAGCCTTCACTCGTTCCCGTTTCCTTCGAGGACATGAAaaaactcacactggagagaagctgtatgaatgtaaggaatgtgggaaagcatTGAGTTCTCTCCGTTCCTTGCATAGACATAAAAGGACTCACTGGAAAGATACTCTCTAA
- the ZNF823 gene encoding zinc finger protein 823 isoform X2 encodes MDSVAFEDVAVNFTQEEWALLGPSQKSLYRNVMQETIRNLDCIEMKCEDQNIGDQCQNPRRNLRSHTCEIKDDSQYGETFGQIPDSIVNKNTPRVNPCDSSECGEVILGHSSLNCNIRVDTGHKSCEHQEYGEKPYTHKQRGKAISHQHSFQTHERPPAGRKPFDCKECAKTFSSLGNLRRHMAAHHGDGPYKCKLCGKAFVWPSLFHLHERTHTGEKPYECKQCSKAFPFYSSYLRHERIHTGEKAYECKQCSKAFPDYSTYLRHERTHTGEKPYKCTQCGKAFSCYYYTRLHERTHTGEQPYACKQCGKTFYHHTSFRRHMIRHTGDGPHKCKICGKGFDCPSSVRNHETTHTGEKPYECKQCGKVLSHSSSFRSHMITHTGDGPQKCKICGKAFGCPSLFQRHERTHTGEKPYQCKQCGKAFSLAGSLRRHETTHTGVKPYKCKCGKAFSDLSSFQNHETTHTGEKPYECKECGKAFSCFKYLSQHKRTHTVEKPYECKTCRKAFSHFSNLKVHERIHSGEKPYECKECGKAFSWLTCLLRHERIHTGEKPYECLQCGKAFTRSRFLRGHEKTHTGEKLYECKECGKALSSLRSLHRHKRTHWKDTL; translated from the exons GACTCAGTGGCCTTTGAAGATGTGGCTGTGAACTTCACACAAGAGGAGTGGGCTTTGCTGGGTCCATCACAGAAGAGTCTCTACAGAAATGTCATGCAGGAAACCATTAGGAACCTGGACTGTATAG AAATGAAATGCGAGGACCAGAACATTGGAGATCAGTGCCAAAATCCCAGGAGAAATCTAAG AAGTCATACATGTGAAATTAAAGATGACAGTCAATATGGAGAAACTTTTGGCCAGATTCCAGATAGTATTGTGAACAAGAACACTCCTCGAGTAAATCCATGTGACAGCAGTGAGTGTGGAGAAGTCATCTTGGGTCATTCATCTCTTAATTGCAACATCAGAGTTGACACTGGACACAAATCATGTGAGCATCAGGAATATGGAGAGAAGCCATATACGCATAAACAACGTGGGAAAGCCATCAGTCATCAGCACTCCTTTCAGACACATGAAAGGCCCCCCGCCGGAAGGAAACCCTTCGATTGTAAAGAATGTGCAAAAACCTTTAGTTCTCTTGGAAACCTCCGAAGACACATGGCGGCACACCATGGAGATGGACCTTATAAATGTAAGTTGTGTGGGAAAGCCTTTGTTTGGCCCAGTTTATTTCATTTGCACgaaagaactcacactggagagaaaccatatgaatgtaaGCAGTGTTCTAAAGCCTTTCCTTTTTACAGTTCCTATCTAAGACATGAAAGAATCCACACGGGAGAGAAGGCGTATGAATGTAAGCAGTGTTCCAAAGCCTTCCCTGATTACAGTACCTATCTAAGACATGAAAGAACTCACACCGGAgaaaaaccctataaatgtacacaatgtgggaaagccttcagctGTTACTATTACACTCGACTACATGAAAGGACTCACACGGGAGAACAACCCTATGCGTGTAAGCAATGTGGGAAAACGTTTTATCATCACACAAGCTTTCGAAGACACATGATAAGGCACACTGGAGATGGACCACATAAATGTAAGATATGTGGGAAAGGCTTTGATTGTCCTAGTTCAGTTCGAAATCATGAAActactcacactggagagaaaccctatgaatgtaagcaGTGTGGGAAAGTGTTATCTCATAGCTCGAGCTTTCGAAGTCACATGATAACACACACAGGAGATGGACCCCAGAAATGCAAGatatgtgggaaagcctttggtTGTCCCAGTTTATTTCAAAGACATGAaaggactcacactggagagaaaccctatcaATGTAAACAATGTGGTAAAGCCTTCAGTCTTGCCGGTTCCCTTCGAAGACATGAAACAACTCACACTGGAGtgaaaccctataaatgtaaatgtgggaaagcctttagtGATCTCTCTTCCTTTCAAAATCATGAGacaactcacactggagagaagccatatgagtgtaaggaatgtgggaaagcattcagttGTTTCAAATACCTTTCTCAACATAAAAGGACCCACACAGTAGAAAAACCTTATGAGTGTAAAACATGTAGGAAAGCCTTCAGTCATTTCAGTAACTTAAAAGTCCATGAAAGGATTCACTCTGGAGAGAAGCcgtatgaatgtaaggaatgtgggaaagcatTCTCTTGGCTCACTTGCCTTCTACGACATGAAAGAATTCACACGGGAGAGAAGCCCTATGAATGTCTGCAATGTGGTAAAGCCTTCACTCGTTCCCGTTTCCTTCGAGGACATGAAaaaactcacactggagagaagctgtatgaatgtaaggaatgtgggaaagcatTGAGTTCTCTCCGTTCCTTGCATAGACATAAAAGGACTCACTGGAAAGATACTCTCTAA